A genomic stretch from Chryseobacterium sp. SNU WT5 includes:
- a CDS encoding WG repeat-containing protein, translating to MKNFFTFLLLTTSIIFSAQKKSVVSKNTTKKPIASVKPTLHLDHVKLNDSVCALIPYKKDRKSGFTNQQGKIIIQPIYSNVGFFTEDCNLLNSPNNKVRKFGTKKYASVRLNDEDYRINDQGRRVYHFKKEDLGKCPSEFKAQLFHAYIMNRSYGIIEDSKFENPADFRQFTIYPQYDYLHILEGDDLKNPMIIAVKNDKFGIINVNSKVIIPFEYADIKRNYSWKLGRLFEVSKDGINHYYVDINNRSY from the coding sequence ATGAAAAACTTCTTCACTTTTCTTCTTTTAACCACCTCTATCATTTTCTCCGCACAGAAAAAATCAGTTGTTTCTAAAAACACTACGAAAAAGCCAATTGCTTCCGTAAAACCCACGCTACATTTAGATCATGTAAAACTGAATGATTCTGTATGTGCTCTTATTCCGTATAAGAAAGATCGCAAGTCTGGATTCACCAATCAGCAAGGCAAAATAATAATCCAACCAATTTATAGTAATGTTGGCTTTTTTACAGAAGATTGTAATCTCTTAAATTCTCCGAATAATAAAGTCCGGAAATTTGGTACAAAAAAATATGCATCCGTACGTTTGAATGATGAAGACTACAGAATTAATGACCAAGGCAGGAGAGTATATCACTTCAAAAAGGAGGATTTAGGAAAATGTCCATCAGAATTCAAAGCGCAATTATTTCATGCCTATATTATGAATCGCTCTTATGGAATAATAGAGGATTCTAAATTTGAGAATCCAGCAGATTTTCGACAATTTACCATTTATCCGCAATATGATTATCTACACATTTTAGAAGGTGATGATTTGAAAAACCCAATGATCATTGCTGTGAAAAATGATAAATTTGGCATCATCAATGTGAATAGCAAAGTAATAATACCTTTTGAATATGCCGATATCAAAAGAAATTACAGCTGGAAATTGGGCCGTTTATTTGAAGTTTCTAAAGACGGTATCAATCACTACTATGTTGACATCAATAATAGATCATATTAA